The sequence below is a genomic window from Xiphophorus maculatus strain JP 163 A chromosome 10, X_maculatus-5.0-male, whole genome shotgun sequence.
GACCACATACGCCACCAGCACGGGGAATCCGGCCCCGATGCAGCAGATGCAGTTACTGAGCCCGTTGAAGAGCAAGGCGGAGGCAAACACATAAACGTGGCGCCCTTTGAACCAGGGCATGTTGAACATGATGGCGAACGGCGGCCGCACCACGATGTTAACGATGCCCAGGATGGAGAGCAGCAGCGCAGCCCGGCTCGGCTCCATGCCGTAGGCCGTGGCGTACGGAACCAGATATATCAGCGGCACCACGAAGCCCAGCATCATAAAAGTGATGCCTATGGCAAACACACGGTAATGCCGGTTGTTGAGGAACTGATCGAAAGCCATGTGTTCTTTGACGGAGGCCACCAAAGACCTCCATCTGGTCCCAAGCCTCAATTCCCGCTTCGTCTGCTTTTCTGACGGCGGAGGTGTGCGGTCCATCAGCGGCTGGCCGCGATGCTTTTTGGGCTGAAGGGGCCGCATCACAGCGCCGCACACGCAGCAGTTCAGCAGGACGGCGCCCAGGATGAGAAAGCTCCCCCTCCAGCCGAACTCTGAGTGGAGGTAGCTTCCCAGGAAAGGCAGAGTGCAGAGTCCCAGGGCCGTTCCCGTGGAGGACATGGCGTTGGCAAACGCACGCCGACGCACAAAGTAGTGACCCAGGATGGTGACAGCCGGCTGGAAACTGAAGCAGAAGCCGAGTCCTGAAACAGAGTCGAGATGCTGTTTTTAATGTCTGAGAAATAACAATTAAAGACTTGAGATCTTCTACTGTAGTGATGCACCGATCAGAATTTTTTGGCTAATTCTCAATATCTGTGCTTTGATTTCCACACCCATTTTATAAACCTGAAATTAtcaatattaaaagcagaggcgatgtcacactgtgtgagtGAAAGAAAGGGTTTATTGTTTCCCAATAATAAACCCTTAGAAGGCCTCTGCCAGAAGATCTCAACTAGAGCTGCAACTAACCATTATTTTAGCAATCTGtttattattctgatgattaattggattgaaaaatctgaacattttattatttaaccataatgtattaaaatatatgtatagaggaaaaaaataaattccctttttaaataagaaaataaacatcataTTGCCTTGAATGCAGTAACAGAAATCCTTTAATACATGTATGATTATTTATAgtaaaggatgcatctgcagctaatcTGCTTcaacatttaataattaaaataaaaatccttctaacatcaacatttaaaaagcttgGTCCTTTCTGCTTGACCCCACTTCCATGTAGGGCAGAtctgttgaacttttttttagagtttgtgTACTTCAATTacatcgattactaaattagttaattatttcaatgacaaattaattggattaatagTTTCATCTTTAACCTTGTGTCATCAGTATAGATCACTTTGCTGACCTGTAATCACTCCAGCGGTGACGTAAAGCTCGGCGATGGAGTTGGTAAACGAGCTGGCGGCCATTCCGAGCCCACTCAGGACCCCGCCCAACATGACGGTGGCCCTGCAGCCGAGCTTCCCCACCAGCACGCTGCAGAACGGACCTGTGGATCACATGAAATGCTCTTAGTTTAATGCACACTAGTAGAGGTAGAGGGTAGAGGCTTACGAGGCAGAGGCTGCTTTCCTAATCCTGCCTGCTTCACATAACCTGCTCAGCTGCAATCTGAGACAAGGAATGTTCTAAGAAATGAAGTGTTTGCTTTCTTGTATTTGCAATCAGCATGTGGAATTTTGTAAAGCTGTAAAACTGTTAGGCTGCAAGACATTTTACGTCACGTTCAAAAGATGTATAGAAAAGTTTCTctgatctttaatgtgttgcgTGTCTTTTACTGCAGCTCATAGATGATTTATGAGAGGGAAGCTTCACACTGTGAATCTGAAAGCCTGAATATTAAATACAGAGATCCCCTTGCTTAAATGTCAGAGGGTGGGGTATCAAGGTTAACACTGCTCAACTTTGTTTCTGAGCTACAGGCTGCTAAATATTTCCAGTGACAGCGTTTGACCTTGTTGAGtcaacaacagcagaaaaaaaaccctcagaaTGCCACAATTACAAgctttttttagcatttaatgTCCATAATATGAACACTAACATTTGTAGATCCTTCAACTTATAAAACTGGAAAGGAAGTGGCAGCTTGGTGCAGCttaatgaagaaaaatcttCTTATCCCATTTCTTTGGGATTAAGAACATTTCAAAGCTCAAAGCATTCCTGCCCctaaaatccaataaaactgCCTGAAAACCTGAATGTAACTCTCAGTGCTGCAGTTCTAGCGCTTACTGTAGCCGATTTGATCAGACAGCTGAATGACAGCAGCAACGATATGATTTCAATTAGATTTGGTCTGCGGTGGATCCACAAAGCTCAGGCACCAAATCCAAGCCCATCTGACATGAACAGGAAGTTCACACCGTGACGTGAAGAGGTTCATAAAAGAGATCAATACACAGAAAAGCGCCTTGTCTCCACGCTGTTCTCGAGGATTTGCGTTATCAGCAGCAGAGGTGAAGCAGAGGGCAGCCGCCCGTCTCCACAGCACACCAAACACAGGCAGGGGGGAGAAACGTGGGAGAAACTTCAAACCCATCGTCAATGACTTTCCATTTACACATTAACTGAATCAAAAGGCTTCCTGTTCAACAAAATCAATCTGCGATGATGGTTTTACCCACATGTGCAGACAAGTTAGGCGGCCAAATATATTAGATTATATTAACTGAAGTGATTATAATAGATGCTCCTTTCAGACTGCGTTGCTTTAATCTCTTATAAGACTAAAGAAGTTGTAATTTCTACACCACCTTTCCATCTACTTGTGTAGCTGCATACATGTGAATGTTTTATTCCATGTGTTTCTGATGTAAACTATAATTTTTTCCACGTCACTCGCAGATTCCCAGTTTAGCGAGAGCAGATCAGCTAAATCAAAATGTGGCGTACAGTTCTCCAAGATAAGCTGCGCTGCTGAAGCACAGCTAATTGGATACAGTAGCTTttttgctggattttatttatcaaataaaat
It includes:
- the slc16a5 gene encoding monocarboxylate transporter 6; this translates as MTQRNGIRGSSDPSLHSETFDLANGLDHDEGQEAAADCERGRGSESGDPVAITGGAVTAPDGGWGWAVLVATILVLAMTLGFPSCVGIFYTDLQNEFHASNSETSWVPSIMTSALHAGGPFCSVLVGKLGCRATVMLGGVLSGLGMAASSFTNSIAELYVTAGVITGLGFCFSFQPAVTILGHYFVRRRAFANAMSSTGTALGLCTLPFLGSYLHSEFGWRGSFLILGAVLLNCCVCGAVMRPLQPKKHRGQPLMDRTPPPSEKQTKRELRLGTRWRSLVASVKEHMAFDQFLNNRHYRVFAIGITFMMLGFVVPLIYLVPYATAYGMEPSRAALLLSILGIVNIVVRPPFAIMFNMPWFKGRHVYVFASALLFNGLSNCICCIGAGFPVLVAYVVTYGLSMSVVGSLMFTVLMDIVEMRRFPSALGLLAVMESITLLIGPPLAGVLVDTTQQYFYVFIACSAVVASSALFLILSFLWLDKKERKASLQGQLSAQPAAEKPAADAPPVCEYSDRP